From Desulfatirhabdium butyrativorans DSM 18734:
CAACAGATCCCGGCAGCGCCCCGAAACGTTTTGTGGATGCCGAGGCTTTTGGCTTGCGGCATGACAGGGGTTGGAACGCCAACCCGTGGATTTTGCCGGTCGCAAACGGAGTTGTTGATTTGCGGGCGGGATTTCTCACCCCAGGAAGCCCGGAATACTTCACATCACCCGGCAGCCCATTTCCGTTTCTGGAAAGGGCCATCTGCCCCAGGTTCAGCAGGTTTTTGCAGGAAATTTGTTCGTTTGACGAAGCCAAAGTCCACTTCCTTCAAAAAATATTCGGATATTGTGCGACAGCCAGGACCGACGAGCAAAAGTTTTTCGTGTTTTTGGGGGATGGGGCAAGTGGCAAATCAAGCCTGATGCGGATTATCTCGGGTGTGTTGGGATCGCTGGCAGGCTCAATTCCGGTGGAGACTGTGTTGCGCGGCAAAGGCACGCTTGCCGGCAATGCCGCACGGCCCGACTTGCGCCTCTTGGCAGAAAAACGTTTGCTTGTTGCAACTGAGCCGGATGAGGGGCGACGCTTCGACGAGGGCCTCCTAAAATCGTGGACCGGTGAGGACGAGCTTGCCGCGCGCGGGCTTTACGCTGCCACTGTGGAAAACATCCGGCCGACTGCAAAACTCGTGGTTCTTGCCAACACAGCACCTCGCTTTTCGGGCGACGCCTACCCCATGAGGCGCCGAATCACGGTCATTCCATTCGCTGCTCACATCCGGCCCGGCGCTGGGCCGGGTGAAATCGAGCGCGTCAGGGGGCTGGCAGAGCAGATTTTGTGTGATGAGGGCTCTGGCGTGTTGGGGTGGATCGTGGAGGGCGCCCTTCGATGGCAGGCCGAGGGGCTTTCCGACGAACCCGTTTGTGTCATCGATGCGGGTAGGGCCTACCAGGATGAGAACGACGCTTTCGCCGAGTTTTTTGATGAAGAGATCGAAATTTTTCCGCCAGGAATCGAGCGAAAAGCCGACGTGTTTACCCGGTTTCAGTCCTTTTTCGAGAGATCGGGTTTTGGGGGGGCTTGTCCTTCGCGGAATCGCCTGGTCAAATGGCTGCTCGGCCAGCCTGGAATTTCCGAAGACCGCACCCGGCGGGGGCGAATACTGGTTGGGTTGAGGCTGAATCCGTGACACTCGGTGACGCTTTTGTGACGCTTTTGTGACGCTTTTCGATATTACATCACCTGAATGTTGAAATAGAATCCTTTATAATTCGGCATTTGTACCATAATCGTCCAAAAAACCGTGACGGAATGACACTTTTTTTCCTATTCTACGCATGAGAAAAAGAAAAAAAAGGAAAATATATATAAAGAATAGGCAAAAAAAGCGTCATTCCGTCACAGAAAAAGCACCTATTTCAATTCATAATATGATTTCTGTAAGTTATGAATAACATTTCGATAAGCCGCAAATAAAAAGTGTCACAAAAGCGTCACAAAAGCGTCACACAAACGCCAAGTCTTCATCAACGTGACGTGGTAAATATCAAACGGTCATTTGAAATTAGTATAAAAAGATTTGTTTATATTGATAAATTCCGTTTTCCACTCCATTTTTTATTTTTTGCCGGAGCCATCCAAAGCGCCTTGCGGAACCGTTGCGGCGAAAAACTTGGGAAGGACCCGTCATGATTTATATGAAAATCGGCCGGTTATCTTTGGATGGCGGCGAAGCCACAAAGGGGGTAGGGGGGATCGATGCAATTTCTATGGACAACCGACGAGCTGGGGCGGCCGACAGGAGAGGAGCCGGAGGGCGTACTTCTTACCAGGAGTGAATTCCTATCGGTCATTGGGCGCTGGCCGTGGGAGCGAAAGCCAATCAATATTGGAGGCTGGACGCTGCACCGGCAAAGGCGGGACGGCACTTGGCGGGCCGTCAGACAGATCGGGGGCAAACTACATTCTTGCTACTTAGGGCGAGACCTGCGCGATGCCGAGGACCTCTTGCAAAGACGCGCCGAAGTGATTCTGAGCCAGGCGACGGTAGAAAGATGAAACATAAGGGGTGACACCATGGAAAAACCGCAACGAAGCTTGTCAATTCAACAAGTGGCTAACCTGTTAGGTGTCTCCAAACGGACTGTCCGGCGGCTTGTGGATGATGGTCGTCTTGGGGCATTTCTCGTTCGGGGCGGCAGCCTGCGCGTAACAGAACAGTCGGTACTGAATTTTCAGATTGAAGCAATCCGGGCCTATCGGGAAGCCCGGTTTTGGTGTGACAAGGAGTGACACCCGGCGCCTCGCGGGCCTATCGGGTTCGGAAGGCACCGGGTATCATATAGTCGTGGCGCCTTCTCCCGCCACACTCCACACCACCAGGCCGGGCCGGAATCGTTTCGGCCCGGCCAAAAACCTACAAGAGGGTATAGGACCATGACACTTCATCCGTTTGAACGGGCCTACAACGAAAATTTGCAAAAGGGCATGACCCGTGCCGAGGCGATGCGCGCCGCTGTGGATCAGTCGCCCGAAATCCACCGTATCTGGGCAAACCAATCTGAGCCCAAACTACGGACCGACACGACAGCCGGCGGCAGAGATTTCAAAACTTTGGTTGAAGCCATCATCCGGTATCGCGGTTGTTCGATGAGAGAGGCCATTCGGCAAGCGGCAAACACATGGCCAGAAGCACACCGCCGTGGCCTTGCAGCCGTAAACGCCAGCGCGAGAAAGGACAGGCAGTGATGAATAATCTGAAAGAACTGGTTCGAGAGTTTGTTTTTTCGGGCGGAAAAGCCGTTGGGCGCCTGGATACGGAGATGATCGAGGAAAACCTGCGCCAGTCCCTAAAAAGAATCGAGTCAATCAAAGCCGAGATTGCGCGGTTGGAGCGGGCCAAGTCGGAAATGCAGCACCGACTGAAAGCGGAGCAAGATGCGCTGCAACGCCCGAATGATTTGGTCGCCGAAATCCTGTCACCCGATGGTGGGCTGCGATCCCTGAACGAGCCTTTGAGGCAAAACACCATCCAAAAGCTGATTGAAGCCATCGTTGCGATTGACGGGGGGGTGACAGGGCGCAAAGGCAAAATTGACGAGGAAAAAAAGCAAATCGCCAACCAGCTCGACCAGATACAGGCGGCGAGGCAATCGGAGGCTCAAGCGCTGGTGGACGACCTCATAAGCAAGGTTAACCGCCTGGCGGCCGAATGCCAACTCGACATGGAACGGCTTTATCGAGAATTCGCCGTATCGCCAAGACGGTCCATGGTTCTGAAAATTGACGACCTGCATCCATTGTTCAGGCACTTGCCCGGCCCGTATCGGCAGCCATGGACCCGAGAAAAAAACCTTGAGATGGCAGGCCGAAATGAATGAGACGACCCGAATGCCGGTTTTACCGGGAATGCCTCGATGTTGCGGCGCGGATCGATGGCACAATGGACTGCTGCCGGTGTGATCGGTTCAAGGCGTCCGAACTGGAGACGCTGGAAGCAGAAATGCCGGGGTTGATCCGGTTGTTCGACGTGATCGTGCACCCGGAAAATCGTGATTTCTGGTTAGCATCAACAGAATGACCAAAGAATGATGTTACCAAAATAATGAAAATTATTCTTGACCCGGTAAATGACGGTTGATATTTGGTGAATACCCTAGTGCGGCCGGGCAAGGTCGCGTGTTTTAGTGGGTGAGAAGCCCATCCCGGAAGGCATAGCCAGCCACCGGATAGCGAGTCCTTGGACGTAAGGGGGTGACCCCGAGCGTTAAGCGTAGGACAGCGAACTGGCAGGCCGTAAGCCGCAAGGCTGAAGTGATTGAGCCCCGAAATACACAAACATGGGAAAGACGACGCTTTTAGGGT
This genomic window contains:
- a CDS encoding DNA primase family protein yields the protein MAPDAGIPYVAMRSMVQAYRCLADDIDRRLGEDPKNDRLLALRQKVSRRIEALQTERRASAVLKLARSQLGPTDPGSAPKRFVDAEAFGLRHDRGWNANPWILPVANGVVDLRAGFLTPGSPEYFTSPGSPFPFLERAICPRFSRFLQEICSFDEAKVHFLQKIFGYCATARTDEQKFFVFLGDGASGKSSLMRIISGVLGSLAGSIPVETVLRGKGTLAGNAARPDLRLLAEKRLLVATEPDEGRRFDEGLLKSWTGEDELAARGLYAATVENIRPTAKLVVLANTAPRFSGDAYPMRRRITVIPFAAHIRPGAGPGEIERVRGLAEQILCDEGSGVLGWIVEGALRWQAEGLSDEPVCVIDAGRAYQDENDAFAEFFDEEIEIFPPGIERKADVFTRFQSFFERSGFGGACPSRNRLVKWLLGQPGISEDRTRRGRILVGLRLNP
- a CDS encoding helix-turn-helix domain-containing protein; translated protein: MEKPQRSLSIQQVANLLGVSKRTVRRLVDDGRLGAFLVRGGSLRVTEQSVLNFQIEAIRAYREARFWCDKE